In Pyrenophora tritici-repentis strain M4 chromosome 6, whole genome shotgun sequence, the DNA window AGAAGCCATTGGCGGATGCATCGCTCTCTGATCGCTTCTTAGGTCGTGGCTGGATTTCAACTATGCCGTCTTCAGCAGTGACTTCTTGGGGCTCGTTGAGCAGATTGGTAATGCTGGGAAGAGCGTCTTGATCGGCGAACAAGAACGGTGCACAGCCTCCGCCACACGTTGATGGATTTGGAGGCGGTCCGTTCACGTCATGGTTGGGACACAGTGGTGAAGTCCAGCAGGCAGAGAGGATGTCTGGCTTATTCTTGATTCGCTTGGAGGTGGTATTGGCCGCTTGCGATGTCTTCCGCTCCACGCTCGGATTTGCAGTGTTTGATGCTCCCTTGGGTCCATCGGGGAAGGTGAGATCCTCCACGAAACCTGAATCCAAGTTGTTGGGAAACATGGACTCGTATGCAGGGTTAGGGAAAGTGTTTGCACGCTGTAGTGCTTGCCTCTGAGCCGATGACATCTGGGCTAATTGGTTCAGCTCATTCATCGACGCTTGAAATGCTTGTGATGTTGAGTCGTTAGCAGTCTCAAGGGCGGGCTCTGGAGACTGTTCTGTGCTAGACTTGCCGACAGCAAAGTTGTTGCCAAAGGGTTTGAGGACGTCTAGGTCGCCGAGGAAATAGTCGTTGGACAAGAACAGTGAATCGTCAAAGTAGGAATCGCCCGAGGGTGGGCCGAGGAAGGAGTCGAAGTTGTTGAGGTCTTCAGGAGAAGATCCTGACGTGTCGGTCGTTGTGGATTTGGGCATCTGTGAGGTGGGAGGGGCAACGGGTTGTGCTACAAGATTCGCCCATTCGTCGCTCGGTATCTTGAAGGACTCAGTGTTGAGATACGCATCCCAATTGAAGGCCATGATGACGGTTGGTGAGTGGTAGTTACACCACGGATGTCACGCGTTGATCAGGAGATATGACTGCCAAGGTGCGCTGGCTAATCCGAAAGTGTGCTTAGCAGGCGAAGTGCAGGACAGGGTCTGGTCGAGGATATAAGTGCAGCTGCGTCTTATTCGCGTGAGTCACGTTTCAGGGTCACTTGGCTCGGTTCAGTCGACGACAAAGAGTGAGGGTGTAGTTTAACGTGGGAGAAGGGTTTCCTGCGGTTTGGCCGGGGCCTGGCTTGTTTAAGAGTGATGAGTAACACAAAACAGCAGAGCTTGGCGACTGCTGCAAAGACGTTACCCTTGAACTTCACGCGTCTTTGTGGATAGGATGGTACGGGCTGTCTAGGGTATGATTTCCCGACTGGTCAAGAGGCGTGCAGGTGCAGAATCTGATGCACAGGCGAAAGAGATAGAGGCTGAGGAAGACCTCAGAGCTCGAACAGGTGTTCCGGCGCATCATGAGGCGGGAGCCGGAGTGCGCAAAGGTGCGAGCGGGTCTAGGTCGTCCTGATCAGACCACCTGGGAGGTGGCGTGATATTTCCCTGGGCCCCGCTCCAGTGCCACATACGTGCTAGCGTCTTGCAGCTCATCGTGATGCGGGAGCCACAGCATCGCCACGCCGCTCACGAAACATGGTCGACTTTATGCTCTGTGCCTGATCTTCACCAATCTGCATGGTATTGCGTGAAGAGCATGTCTTGAAGACGATACCACGTTAAGGCGGGCGCCAGTGGCATTCCCGCTAGCGGCCCCGGTTGCCCCACGAAGACCAGGGCCACCTTGTCAAGACCCTGCATTTCATCCGAGTTTATTCTTCTTTTTTGTTAACTGGCAAGGTTCATGAGATGCATAGCGAACATGGTGGGTTTCCTCACAACTGCTGTCGTGCCAGGTCGGGCGGCTGGCTACATGGGCTATAAAAACATAACCTCGGTAAGGGTCAGATCATACTGCGAAACCCCCACTCAAACCCACCTCACGCTGTTATCGATATACTAGTTGACGCGAAACATGCCATGTAAGATATCTCCGCCACATGGAAGACACCAGTTAACACTTCTTCCTATCCGCATTCGCTGCGACAATGTGCACATGCACGTTGAGCCGCAGTCTATGGCAGTCAGACTGGCGCAATAAGGTCGGTCAGTCTCACTGATGGATATTGTTCACATGGCTCCTATGAGGGTCTGGAACCAGCCTACAGCTCGTTCCGCAGCTGCGCAAAACCGAGCTCGGGACGAGATGCTTCATTCAGCCTACATGTCGAGCAACTGGACCCGAGTGCAAGAGACAAGTCTCAGCTCGCCTTCGTTATCAATACAATCTGTCGTCCTCAGACCATGACGATCATGGGTATTGTCGGGTCTAGTCTTTCTCGCGTTCTTCGTCTTGCTGCTCTAGAGCCGGGTATGATCGGCCTATGGCAGAGTGGACAGTACTCGTTGTACTTTGTAAACCATTCGTCTAGACAGTGCGAGTGAAAAGCGTGAGAGCATTCAAGCCCACGTATTTGCGCGTCGTCGACGAACTCGTCCAGACATATGGCACTGTGTCGTTAGCCCAAATCGCGCTATCCATCGCACGATGCCCAAACTCACCATATTGGATCGCTCATTTGTAGCGATGCCGGATTCTTTTCCTTCTGACTCGCGAGCCAAACGTAGAAACTCTGCGACTTGATATGACTGTCTAGCTCGTTTTGTCGCGACTGCCATCTCTCTTCTTTGATAGTCGATTCATTGTGGATTAGTCGTGGGATGATGAAGCCCCTGCGACGATTACTGTCCGTCAGCTTAGACAGGTGAACACAGTACAGCGCACAATTTTGAAAACTGACATGAATATCAGCACTATGAGCACGATTATCAAAGCCGCTGGCACAATGATGGCGACTACGATGGTGCCACTTTTCGCATTCGGTGTTCCGCCAGCTGCCTCTGTGCCGTTTGACATTGCGATGAAAACCAGGTTTCACGGCCGTCTTGGGGAAAAAGATATATGAGCGTCCCAAGATTGACGGTGCTCGATGTAGAGCGTATATACAACAAGAGATGTATCCGTCGTCGACTGTTCGAGCTTAATGCATACTCTGGGTGTCGCAGTAATCGACCAAGCGTATGCGGTACCCCCACAGCCGACGTATGGTATTATAACGAATAGCGCACAGCGTGCACATGGACGCCGCAAAACTTATAGACGATGCAAGTCAAAGAAGACAGGTGGTTGTGGAATTTCATATCGAGGATAAGCCCGGCTTTTCGGTACCTCGTAACTTTGTCAGATGCCAAGGTCTACGGCATTTCCCCCTCTCGATCGGAGATGACATCCGTCACTGTATTACGAGAAACCCCATGAGCCGAACATGACCGATTGGGTCGCAGGCATCGTGAACCATCGTGTGACCCTTGTAATCTAATTAATCGCTTTCGGCCCATGTGGTTTTCCGGTATGTAGGGACAGACGTTACTCTTGGGTTTCTCATCGCAGACGCGATATACCACGGGAGCTTTAGAATGAGCATCTCTTTTACGTTCAAACTTGAGGTGCATGTTTATGTGGTTGCACATGAGCTGTGTGCTACCATACAGTGCTGCAGCCCAGCCTCTTTTAGCCTTCAGCGTAGCTGGCCGTGCATCTAACACTTATACTACAGCTCATAGTCTCATGGACGACATTTCATTTGACAGCTTTGTAAAAGGCAAATATCATTGATATAACGAGTGTATATAGTTGTTATTGAATTGTTGTAGAGCCATAGTTGCGACGACAACATGGCAAACGAAGTGTAGGCTGTAATAAGATCCGGTAGTTTCAGGCGCCCTTCGGGAGTCGAATCGTGACTTGGATAGAGAAGAAAATAAGCCCAAGGGCTGTTGTCTTGAGAGCTGTTTATCGCGATGCTTGGACATGTCTTCCGTGTCGGATGTGGGGCCGAGGTaaaagggagaagaaggttgttgtattgagagAGCTACAGAGAGCGGTTATATACACAACCAAGATGAATAAGCAGGTCACGTAGAGTCACGTGAGAGATGCAGTTCACATGTACTTTGTGAACTGAGGTGCCATGCTGACATTCCGCCTCCTCTACATCTTGAAGTTAGTAACTCATCAGAAAATAGACTATGTTTTACTTACTTGTACTAGGCACATGTATCACGGCTGGGACTGCAACTAAGGCCCCCTCCATTTGCGGCAGGTTGACACCAGCCGTTAATGACGTCTTTCTATTTGAACAATTCGTTAAGCATGTACTACACACGTTATCAAACCAGCATACCACTGTTCCGTCCTATCACAAAAGCTAGCTATGTTCTACACGTAATCAAAGCAACATACTATGGGGTCTGCAACCGAACAGGGCTGGCATTTTGTGATGCAGCCATCATCAATAATCTCCAATGTTCCCGCGTAGGCTATGCTAAGAAGCGGAAGAAGAGCGAGGAGAGTCGAGAATTGCATTTTGATCAAGAGTAAATTGTTTAGCTTTAGTATAGGTCGGAGTTGGTGTGGTCTGACTTAGGTGGGGAATGGAAGAGGATTATATGTTCTCCTCGTCCGGACGGTAAGGGGTATCTCTACGAGTCATATATGGCTTACATACCCGCCGCCTTCTCCGCTTACAAGTGACGATCTGGTGGTTTGGAGTCTTGTCTTGGCGAGATGCTTCGATAATACGAGCTCATACCTTTCTGAATACAATATGAGAGCAGCGGCATATTCCGAGCCATGGTGCTCTAGACCTACCTGCCGAGAATACCGTCATGATTATACTTTTGACTAGATTGTAAACAGTTAGATGCTCACAAGGTACGAGTACAAGAGGAACTAGATAAAATTTCCGCTTCTACCGTTTTCCGAGAAACATATGACCGAACAAGCGTCCGAATATCTATAAAGCCAGACTGGCCATATGCCACTACTTCTTTCCCAACCATTATCTCCCAAAAGAATCAGACCAGCTATAGGGGGCAAACGTGCTAAACACCGACTACAATTTTTAGGCAAGAGAGGCTGATATGCATACGCTCATAGCAGTAACTCTTAGGAGCAGGTTCTCGTGTTCATAGCTATCTGGTAACAGCAAACAAGGTGTCGTGTGCTGTACCGCTACCTCAGTTTCCTCCTGCTAcgaaaaagaaaaaaaaacAGTACTACTACTCAGCTCAAAGAGAATAGCATATAAGAAATTGAGTGAACTATATTCTAACAATTTTATAAGCTTTACTCCAACACTTGTCTATCTTACCAACCTATCCGTCTAATACATCACTTTTAATCACCCTTGATACAGCTCGGTCCAGTTGGAGATTGGCACGAGAAGGTGCTTCTATTTTCACAAACAACTGCTAGTACAGCGTTAGTATGATATACTATAGGTAGCGTCAAGGTTTGCCTACCCTGGCAGTTTCTAGAGCAGCACTGCCCCTGGTCTGGGCTACCACCGTCACACGGAACTATATCTATTAGCAGCGGAAAGTCAGTTTAAATAGATGGTTACGTACATCCATTGAGTAGACATTGTCTCTCTTGGAGTGTTGCGGGAAGGGCCGCTACTGATGTAATAGCCACGATAGTGGCGACGATGGAAGTAAGCTTCATGATATAGGTCGAAGTCGACGTAGGTAGTAAAGTATAGGTGACGATGTGTCGATATCTTCTGTTAGGTAGAGCGACTACCCGTTCTTATAGTGAACACCGACCTTATCAATTGGCATGCTCTATATCTCGCGAACAAAGAGGCATTGCGAGCTAACCGACCACTGTTACGTATAAGTAGCTAATGAACAGGCTTAATAATTTTGATACGGTCCTTCTTCAGTGTTAGGGTATGCGTAACTCACCGCTTAAGGAGAGCTATATCAGGTTGATCCAGCCACTGTTCAATCCCCGCTTTATGATCTTTATATTCTTATCTCAGCGTCTGAGCGCGGATTGTTGAGCGGCTGCCTTTTCAAATACGGAGTCAACTTTTGAGACATAGAAATCCCCCCTTGATAACCCAAAAATATCATGCCTCCGACCAGGGAAATTGCGACCTCATCAGCTGTACACGAGGACTAAGATTGGCGTCTGTAGTTCGATGCATGTAATACTCTTAGCCTACTTCGATTATCAAATCGTGCGTAATGCTAAGGCGGTTGCGCCAGGAAGTAGTGCATAAAGAGACAGGTAGTTACTGAATGCGGAGGTCGGCGGAGGGAGGGAATGCATTAGTGTTGGTTATCCATCGCAAAACCTGGCTTGCCAGCATTACCTTGACAATCTCGTGAACGCAATGCGGTATTTGTTCCTGCAGATCAACCGAGAACTGACTGTTATCGTATTTCTTCGTAAAAGGCAAGATAGCGCGGAATAGGCAGAAATGCCTATAGCTAGTCAATGCTAGTGCCGCACAGCTATCATAAGCGCGGGTAGCACAATAGCCTTGAAATTCCATCAGCACCCTCCCCGTAATCCTATACTGACTGTCACTGTCCGAGACGAGACTGAAAGCTTCCACAAGGGAAATAGGAGAGCCAAGTTAACGGTGATGTTGTAAATACTGCACATCCGAAGTGACAATGCACGATAAGGGCCAAGGGCGAACAAAAAGATGAGAAGATCACGCAGTGTAAACATACATCCTGATGAAGATGACAGACACTAACTACACGCGCCTACTTCCACAGACGAAACCTCACAACCGTAATAAGCAGCATTACGTCACCTCCGCAATGTTCTGACGCTCAATATAACTCTCCTGCTTCACGTCCCGGCCAACACGCCAGTAAGAATCGGTATAATCAGCGCAGTTCATCTCACGCAGAAACTGCTCGTCGTGAGTAATGACCAGAAGCTGAAAGTTGGCCTGCTTCCTGCGCGTCTGGATGATCTGAGACAGGGACTCCGCAAGACCCTTGATGTTCTGTTGATCCAGATTCGTCGTTGGCTCGTCGAGCGCGATAAGACCGCAGTTTGTGCCGAAACACTCTGCGAGAGCTAATCGAATGACGATGGAAGCCAGGACCTTTTGACCAGCGGAGCATCGGCCTCGCATGTCCATCTCTGTGTCTTGTTTTATCATGACGACGCGGTAATTGTAGACCCGGTTTCCCTTGCCGTCACCGTCGGATGCAATGCGGATCGTGTCTACGTCGGTACCTTGGTACGCATTGCGCCAGAGCTCGGCGAGGATGCGGTTGATCTCTTCCATCTTGAGCGTATGATACTTCATGATGGCCTTGTCAAGTGCACCAGCATAGCGTCCCAGATCCTCAATGGCGGCTTTGGTGGTTTCCACCCTGATATGTGCCTCGCGGTATTGTTGCGCAGAGTCTTTGTAGAGGTTACTGTACTCTTCCATAAGCTCGGTAAGCTGGTCGTCCTTGTTCTTCATGTCGCGTTCGACACCTGTCTTGTCAATGTTGAGCTGGCGGTACTTGAGGTCCCAGTGCTCGGCCTCTCGCTCGTAGTGTTCCTTGTCGCGCTCAGCCCCTTCTCCCTCAAGCTTTTCAATTTCAATCTGCAAAGTCTCGAGGGAGCGTTTCGCTTTTCGGTAGCGTAGATTTTCAGTTATCGTACGCCTGCTCATGTCGGTGTCGCGCATAGTGTCCTCGAGCTTCTTAATCTTCCTCGTCAGATTTACCATGTCTGTCTCGATGCGTACAATTTCGCCTTGTAGATTCTCAATATCACGATGCGTGCGCTCGAGCTGCTGTGGGCCGCCACGACTAATGTAAGCATTAATCTCTTCGTTCGCCTTTTCAAGCTGGCGGAGACTTTCGGAGAGCTTGGAAGCTTCATCATGGGTGCGATGGACGCGGTCATTGCCCCGGCGGTTGATATCGTCGTACTTGTACTGTGCCTGCTCAATCTCAGGGTTGATGTTGTCCATATCTTGATCCAAGCTGCGCATTGCTTCTCGCTGGTTGTTATTCTCCCTCTTGAATTCTTCAATCCGCTCAGCAAGGGCTCTCTTCTCTTTCAACTTGGATTGTGCGTTGTGCAGCTCTGCATTAATGTCACGCACACTCAACTCCAGGGACGTGATGAGGTTGCGTGCCTTGTCTCGGGCAGCGACAAGTTGGTCTAGCGTATTCCTGGCACTGCGGCCGTCGTCGGAGACCTGCTGCAGGTCGGACTGGATTGCATCAATACCCCGTGATAGTCCAGCGGACTTTTGCTTTTGTGCAAGTTCCTTGATCTCAACTTCAAGCTCCTGAACCCGAGTGTAGTAGCCAACAATACTCTGCACTTCTTTTGACAAAGCTTCGACTTCTTGCTTCTCGGCCTCCAGGTCATGGATAACGGCATCCTGTTCTTCGAGCTGCTTGTTGAGGGTATCGCGTTCCGATGCCAGGTTGGTGATGGTCTTCTGGATGTCAGGGAGTTCGTTTTGTCGTAGACGAGTCGCCAACTCGTAGCTAGGTTTAGCATTTCGAGCGGCCTCCAGCTCGGCGAAAATCTCGTCGGCATTGTCGGCTTGCATGGTGTTTTTCGCCTTCGCGATGATGTCTTTCAACTTTTTAATGAAGCCCGCCGTCGTAAAGTCTTCATCTTCGTCATCGTGAAGACTCCTTGTGCAAAGCCGGCAGATGTTATGCTTCTCGGCGGATTCCAAACACTTGGTCATGTAGTCAATCTGTGCATCAAACTTTGCCTTGTCCGAGGAACTTGCTTCATATTCCTCCTCAAGTTGTTGCAGGGTTTCATCGAAATCCGAAACATCGTCTTTTTGGATAGCCTCTTTTACCTTGGTCTCGTACTTTTGCAGTTCTTTGCGCTTCTGTTTTGCTTGTGACTCTGAACTTGACAGTTGGAAGTTGACCTTGTCCAGCTTCGTCTGTGCAATGTCGCGGCGAGAAGCAGCTTCCTTGACTTTGCCGGCCTTCTCTGAGAGCACCTGCTGAAAGGTCGCCTCCAAGGTAGCGGGGTCCCATTCAGAATCAACAAGCTGGGAAAGACGCTTGCCGTGGACCTTCTTCATGGTTGCCAAGCTGTGCTGCTGCCTCCCTAACTCCTCTCGCTTGACATCAATGGAGGCAGATTCACGTGCTTGCTTTGATGCGTCGCCGAACTCAGCCGTCAGGCGCTCTTTTCGGTCTTCAAGTGTCTGTAAGTTTCTGGCAGCTTCCGATATACGTTCTTCGTAGCGTTCGGAAGCGGACGCAGCTGTTGCATCCTGCAGTTGCTTCTCTACATCCTGTTTCCTTTCCTGAAGGATGGCTTCGCTGCCTTCGTCCGCCTTGATTTGGTTCATGGTCCTCTGAAGTTCGGAGATGCGCTTGTCGTTAGTCATAATTTGACTGCGCGCAGCCTCCTTGCTCTGGCTGAGTCCCGACTTGCGCgtgttgagcttgttgaGAACCCCCTGAGCATCACGCAGGTCCCGTTGCGTCTCTTCTCGAGCTCGTTCGAGGGCTCTGTTTTGATCACGCGACATCTTGCTCAGTATCTGCTGAAACTCGGGTACCTGTTTCTCTGTGATGTCATAGTCGAAACCTCGAATAGCGTGCCGCTTAGCGGCTTCCTTGATGGTGTTCTCACGCTGTTGCATTTGACGCTCATGCTGCTCCTTCTGCGCCTCGTATTTTCCAATCTCACTTTGTTTTGCCCCTAGAGCACCGCGATTCTGCTCCAAATGCTGTTTGAATTCATGATATTCCTCTTTCAGCTCCGCAACCTGTGTGGCATAGGTAGCAACGCGCTCTTCATACTGGTCCAGCATACTCTGAAGCTCCTCATCAGACTCGCCCAACTCTTTCATACTATCTTGGAGTTCGGCCACGTTCTGTTTGTTGATGTTGAGGGTCATGCGCTTGGCTTCTAGCTGCGCAACGATCTGTTCGAACCGTGCAGCATGATTGTAAGAGTCGCTAGCCTTTTGCTGAGCCTCGGTACACTTTGCGTCCAGGTCGGTGTACATGTCTCGGAGCTTCTCTATCTCGTCAAATAACTTGGCCTGTCGGTCCTCACTCTTCTTTGCTCGGGTCTTGTCCTCTTTGGCATTGGCCTCGATGATATTCAGCTGTCCTAGTTCGATGTTCCGGTCTTTTCTGATGCCTTTGATGTTCTCGATGGCTTTTGTGTACTTCATAGCCTCGAAGATCTCATCAAACTTCTTTTTGAGAGTGCTTGCATCGCTCAAAGGCCACAAACTATCTTCCTGGTGGCAAAAGATGACATTGTCTAGGATAGCTTTGGATACACCAAGATACTGAGGGATGATCTGATCCAGTTCGGCAACGCGAGTGGAGATGGAGTGCTTCTCGCCGTCTTTGACCATAAGCAGCGAAC includes these proteins:
- a CDS encoding SbcC, ATPase involved in DNA repair gives rise to the protein MSKIDRMMIQGVRSFGPEKGETIQFTAPLTLIVGWNGSGKTTIIESLKYATTGDLPTQSKTGGAFIHDPKLRNEKELLAQVKLSFRSTSGVRMVVTRNLQVTVKKNTKSQKTLEGSLLMVKDGEKHSISTRVAELDQIIPQYLGVSKAILDNVIFCHQEDSLWPLSDASTLKKKFDEIFEAMKYTKAIENIKGIRKDRNIELGQLNIIEANAKEDKTRAKKSEDRQAKLFDEIEKLRDMYTDLDAKCTEAQQKASDSYNHAARFEQIVAQLEAKRMTLNINKQNVAELQDSMKELGESDEELQSMLDQYEERVATYATQVAELKEEYHEFKQHLEQNRGALGAKQSEIGKYEAQKEQHERQMQQRENTIKEAAKRHAIRGFDYDITEKQVPEFQQILSKMSRDQNRALERAREETQRDLRDAQGVLNKLNTRKSGLSQSKEAARSQIMTNDKRISELQRTMNQIKADEGSEAILQERKQDVEKQLQDATAASASERYEERISEAARNLQTLEDRKERLTAEFGDASKQARESASIDVKREELGRQQHSLATMKKVHGKRLSQLVDSEWDPATLEATFQQVLSEKAGKVKEAASRRDIAQTKLDKVNFQLSSSESQAKQKRKELQKYETKVKEAIQKDDVSDFDETLQQLEEEYEASSSDKAKFDAQIDYMTKCLESAEKHNICRLCTRSLHDDEDEDFTTAGFIKKLKDIIAKAKNTMQADNADEIFAELEAARNAKPSYELATRLRQNELPDIQKTITNLASERDTLNKQLEEQDAVIHDLEAEKQEVEALSKEVQSIVGYYTRVQELEVEIKELAQKQKSAGLSRGIDAIQSDLQQVSDDGRSARNTLDQLVAARDKARNLITSLELSVRDINAELHNAQSKLKEKRALAERIEEFKRENNNQREAMRSLDQDMDNINPEIEQAQYKYDDINRRGNDRVHRTHDEASKLSESLRQLEKANEEINAYISRGGPQQLERTHRDIENLQGEIVRIETDMVNLTRKIKKLEDTMRDTDMSRRTITENLRYRKAKRSLETLQIEIEKLEGEGAERDKEHYEREAEHWDLKYRQLNIDKTGVERDMKNKDDQLTELMEEYSNLYKDSAQQYREAHIRVETTKAAIEDLGRYAGALDKAIMKYHTLKMEEINRILAELWRNAYQGTDVDTIRIASDGDGKGNRVYNYRVVMIKQDTEMDMRGRCSAGQKVLASIVIRLALAECFGTNCGLIALDEPTTNLDQQNIKGLAESLSQIIQTRRKQANFQLLVITHDEQFLREMNCADYTDSYWRVGRDVKQESYIERQNIAEVT
- a CDS encoding RING-finger-containing ubiquitin ligase, which gives rise to MSNGTEAAGGTPNAKSGTIVVAIIVPAALIIVLIVLIFINRRRGFIIPRLIHNESTIKEERWQSRQNELDSHIKSQSFYVWLASQKEKNPASLQMSDPICAICLDEFVDDAQIRGLECSHAFHSHCLDEWFTKYNEYCPLCHRPIIPGSRAARRRTRERLDPTIPMIVMV
- a CDS encoding HLH multi-domain protein; translation: MAFNWDAYLNTESFKIPSDEWANLVAQPVAPPTSQMPKSTTTDTSGSSPEDLNNFDSFLGPPSGDSYFDDSLFLSNDYFLGDLDVLKPFGNNFAVGKSSTEQSPEPALETANDSTSQAFQASMNELNQLAQMSSAQRQALQRANTFPNPAYESMFPNNLDSGFVEDLTFPDGPKGASNTANPSVERKTSQAANTTSKRIKNKPDILSACWTSPLCPNHDVNGPPPNPSTCGGGCAPFLFADQDALPSITNLLNEPQEVTAEDGIVEIQPRPKKRSESDASANGFSTRQFESQQNTTSPAEEQPRHKSETAEETSAKDSPEGPDDGKSKPRRRLPHNQVERKYRESLNTQLDSLKRVVPSLQQNRGCDGADIEDLPTPSKPSKAVILASATAYIKQMEKDKKNLADENELLRTRVKALQSLVKCDDCSLMQYVMNLKLKQGG